ttgttttttttttttttttttttttgagacggagtctcgctctgtcgcccaggctggagtgcagtggcgcgatatcagctcactgcaacctccacttcccaggttggttcaagcaattctcctgcctcagcctcccaagtagctgggattacaggcgcccaccatgaggcccagctaattttgtgtatttttagtagagacggggtttcaccatgttggccaggctggtcttgaactcctgacgtcaggtgatccacccgccttggcctcccaaagtgctgggattacaggtgtgagccaccgcgcccagccctgtgcTGTTAATGagattttttgtcattgttgttttgttatgttttgtttgttgttgagttccttgtaaattctggatattagtaccctgtcagatgcatagtttgcaaatatttcatcCCATTTTTCAGGTTGTACATTCACTTAGTTGATTAGTctttttgctatgcagaagctatGTCCTATCTGTCTACTTTTGTTtatgttgtttgtgcttttgaagtcttattcaTGAATTTTTTGCCTAGAGCAATGTCCAGAAGGGGTTTCCCTGGGTTTTCCTTTAGTATTTTTagttcaggtcttacatttaaatctttaattcatcttgagttgatttttgtatatggcaagagaaaTTGGTCCAGattcattcttcttcatatggcaatccagttttcccagcatctttTATTGAAAAGTGTGTCCTTTCCGTAGTGTGCGTATTTGTTGCCtttctcaaagatcagttggctgtggatatgtggctttatttctaggaactttgttctgttccattgatctttgTGTCTATTTCTGCAGTCAAATGCTTTACTACTGAGCTATACACcttatgtgtctgtttctataccattaccatgctgttttggttactaccaacttgtagtataatttgaagtcagatggACTTAATTTGTGGGAAATCTTGATGTTGTCATTTCAGGTGGGCTCTGTGTTGAGAGAGCAGAGGGCTGAGACTTGGGGGCCAGACCACTGGTGGCTCCAAAGACATCATACTGTGTCCAGAAAGGTGCAGACCTGGCATAACAGGGATTCTGGATTGTAGCTATAAAAAGAGAGGCCTGGACTGGGTAAGCACATAGCCTGGgatggaggctgaggtgtgaggtgGTTTCGATCCTGCACCTGCAGGCTTCGTTGACCCTCAGGGCCACTCTCTGTTGAACAAGAGAAATGTTATTGAGGCTGGTGGAATAGCTGGGTTCCAGATCAGAGCACTGCTTTTTCCCCTTCTCTACATGTCAGGGCAAGAGGGGATGATCTACTGCCCCAGCCAAGGTCTCCTGGCAAGCTCACTTTAGAAGATTATGTAGCAGGTAGACCTGGTTGCAGAAAGGACCAGTACTTGACCTGCCTACTCTTCCCCTCTCTGTAACTCATTAACTTAATAATGTATGAAACACTTACTGATTTAAACCCTAATTAGACAATATCTTTCTAAGTGTGTGCAAACAGGTAGGCAGTTAATAGtgaagtcattatgttaaatttCTAAAAGTGAGCCGGGTGCAGTGTACAGgtgatcacacctgtaatcccagcactttgggaagccgaggcggtcggatcacctgaggtcgggagttcgagaccagcctgaccaacatggagaaactatgtctctactaaaaatacaaaattagccaggcgtggtggcacatgcctgtaatcccagctacttgggaggctgaggcaggagaatcgcttgaacccgggaggcggaggttgcagtgagccaagatcacgccattgcactccagcctgggcaacaagagcaaaactctgtctcaataaataaataaataaataaataaataaaataaaaataaataaataaaattttctaaaagtgCTTCATAATTGGTTTGATGTTAATTTATCTCATTTACTTTCCTTGGAAAAAGTTAATATCACATCCTCTAAAATCTTAAGCTAAAAACTACATGAAAATTTCAAAACCCCACTCTTTCATTTGCATTGAACTCATGTACAAAACCGTTAATCTTGGACCATAGCAGCTGATATATATAGTACATGCTACTGATGTTTGATACTAATATGAGCCCTGTGACGGGGGCAGCTGTTCTTGCAATCTATTTACAGATGGGGACGCTGAAGCTCAGGTGGGTTCAGTTCTTTTCCATGGTCACAGAGCTGCAGCACTGAGGCCTGAGGAACTTTATTCAATGAATTGAGATCAGTTTGCTCCCAGGCAGGGCAGACGAGGTGGTGGTCCATCTCAGCCTGAAGGATCCTTCCATGGCTGTCAATTTCTCATGGCCTTTCTCTTCCCTCAGGGTCCCTGGTGATGGCAGAAATGGACCCTACACACGTGAGTAGAGTGTTTCCTACCATTCATCCACCCTGGTTCTCTCCCAGATGGTTTTGGCAGGTGACAAAAcctcttttcctgtctttctcttaTGTCTGAAGAGTAGGTGGTTTCACCAGTTTCAGTATTACAAGTTGGCTGCTGGGTTACATAGACTGGTCCCTGTTTTTGGGAATTGATCTGATAAGATATGTTAGGGCTTCTTGGGCACAGGATTCAGAATGTTTCAATGTTTGGAGGAGAGACTGAGCTGGGTTTTTAGGGAACTGCAAATGTCTGTTACATCTGGTAGGAATATGGAGCAGAGTGGGAGGTGGCTAGAGACACACAAACATCAGGCCTGGAATGACAGCCTAGGCCCTGGGTCTCTAATCTAAGGGAAGTGGGAGACGGGGAAGATTTGAAGCAAAAGAGGTAGTGATAGGACCCTAGTTTAAGAGACTTTCTTTGGCTTCTGAGTGGAGGACAGACTGTGGAGGTGAGGGTAACGGCAGGGAGATCTGAGAGGATGCTTCTGCAGCAGTCTAGGTGGATGTTGGTGGTGGCTTGTCAAGAGTTGTCATAGCTTCAGTTTTAACTAGAGCTGCCCACATTTTATAATATAGAGAGTGAGGCAACTGGGGAGGTGGGATAGAAGGGGAATCAGGAGTGGCCCCATGGTTTTTGTTTGGAAGCATAGATGCTCCATCAGCTAAGATGGGAGAAGTCAGCAGTATTAGGAATTTTCAGAGTGAGTATGAGGAGTCAGTGTTTGTTCAAGCCACAGATGTCTCAGAGACTCCTGGTGGAGGAGTTCAGGTTGGAGACGTCCACGCTACGGTGGCTGTCGTATGGACCAGGATGAAGCCATGGATTCAGTTTAGGTGACAGCATCTCTAGGTTATGGTGGCAGTGCTGATCGAAGACAGAGAATTGGAATGGGGCATGAGAACTGGGTCTCTTACTGGGTACCTGTGCAGTGGTGGAGGAGTCACTAGACAAATGAGGGAATAGAGTGTTTGTGGGGATGAGTGTATGTGAGATGGTGGGGTATAGAAGTGAGAAAGGCTTCTGAAGGAGAGTGGACATGATGGGGTTGCTGATGGGGGATAATGGGTGAGATTGGAGAGTTGCTAAGTAGCAGTTGGGAGGAGGTGAGGATGGGAGTTGTATTAATCCGTTTccatactgctgtaaagaactacctgagactgggtaatttatgaagaaaagaggtttaactgactcacagttcttcaggcatAACAGAAAGCAtaactgggaggcctcaggaaacttacaatcctggcggaaggtgaaggggaagcgaGGCACATCTTCCCATGatggagcaggagagagggagagaatgaagggggaagagccacacacttttaaacaaccagatctcgtgagaacttactaCTATGAGAAAGGCAAGGGGAAAATatgccctcatgatccagtcacatcccaccaggtccctcccctgacacgtggggattacaattcaacatgagatttgggtggggacacagagccaaaccatatcaggagtgGAAATGTGGAGGTCAGTGCAGCTGGGCTTGGAATGAGGTTTTGGTGGAGAGCAATTTTCCTGACTGTTTATGGGACAGAGTGTACCATGAGGCAGAACACAGCTGAGAGTATGTGAAGTCCTCACATGGTTTGGGCAGCTGACAGTGAAGTGAGAAACAGGGCCATGTAGGGAACCTTCAATCCAGGGCCTAGGGCTGCCCCCGGTGCTAGGGGACTTTGGTGTTCTGGGACAGGACTGGGAATGAATTGGATGCTGAGCGTATTTGCCGTGCACCACCTGGTTTCCATGTGCAGAGTGGCCTGTTAGGAGCTGAAGGAAATGCCTGTGGTGTGGGCTGGGAGGTGTctgtggaattgagaggagtggaggtGTGAAAGATGGGATTGGAGTGCTGTCCAAAGAGTGATGTGCAGGCAGGAGGAGTGTGAATGGAGGGCCCCAGGCCTTGGCCCTGGTAGCTCAAGGGAGGAGGATGAGTCTGAGTTTGGTTGTCTTGGGAGGCAAGATCTGGGTGACTCCATGCAAACTGGCTGTCAGGAGAGGATGGATCCCCCCATGGGAGGCCCACATCCTAGAGGGTGCTTTTCTACCTTGTCGTTCACCTGTTTTCTCTGTGTGCTGGACATGGTAGCCAATGGAAATGGGGAGAGAAAAGTCACTTATGCCACCTGGATGTGGTTTCTCTTCCACATTGGGAGGGTGTGGAAGAGATTGAGCAAGGAATGGAGGTGTAGGGGACAGCGATGAGATCCTGGAGAGAGAAATGTAGCAGTCATTTTACCTATTGGGTTTTAATTTATGGATGTGAGTGATTGATGCTGGGGACAGGCCAATGACTGATAGAAGATATTTATTCCTTGCATTTCCCCAAGGAGGGTGCATACCACATAACACAGGGCCACATGGTGAGGCACCAGATTTGGTCAGGAGGAAAATTGGAGTGAGGGGAAAGTTTAGTTTAGTCCATAGACGTTATTGGGGTTTCCAAGGGAAAGCAAGGCAGGGCTGGGCGTCAGGATAGTTTGGCTAGTTTAAATAATTCCAGGACACCTGGGCTATTGGGACTGTCCCTAGTTTTGCAGTACCTGGCCCTGGGTTGATTTAGAGCATAGGAAATACTGGCTTAGTTTGAGAATATGGGCCCAGGGTGGTAGGGGAGATGGAAACACATTTGGCTGTTAGTTTGGCCCTGTGTTTAATGGGTGGTAAATATAAGTAGAAAATAGAGAACTTAAGTAAATACAGCTTGAAAAGAAGCTGCTTATGTATTCATCTTTCCCAATTTGGCAGGCCCGTGTGGTCTTTGAGGACGTGGCCATATATTTCTCCCAGGAGGAGTGGGGGCACCTTGATGAGGCTCAGAGATTGCTGTACCGTGATGTGATGCTGGAGAATTTGGCCCTTTTGTCCTCACTAGGTAAGGCCCTCACACTTGCCCAGTGTCCTGGGTTGGGCTGTGTTACCCCTTTTTACCCAAAGGCAGCTCTGCGTTTCCCACAGTGAGACCATGGGTGCTGCTTCTTTTCCCTGTTTCTTGGCATATATGCTGTGGGAGTCAGGGCTGGGCTGTGTGTTCTATACCCCCTTTTTCCTAGCATCCCCATCCCTGCTGCTCTGAGGCTTACAAGAAAGGGCTCAGGAGCCAGAAATGTTGAATTTGGCATAGAGACCCCACCAGCCTTGTCTGTCCCTGGTCAGGTTACTCTGTCCAAACACATGAGACCTGTGTTCTGTTGTCCCCTTTCTCTCGCTGATATTTCTTGGTGCCTTCCTGTGCTTGGAATTTCAGGCACTGCCCTGGTCACTAATTCTGGGGACTGCTGAGTTGACTGTGCAGGACGCAGGACTCTTCTGTGAAGTTCTTACGATTATAGAATATGGGATGCCATGGGCTTGATCTCTCTGGGCATGTGCTCTTtaccctttttctctttctttcccctagAGACGGCCCTAGGTACCTGAGAGGGTGGATATTACTTCAACAATGGCATTAGAGGCTCAGGGACATGGCCCTGGTTCCTGGGAGTTGGGAAAAGGGTTGACGTCACAGGTGGGGTCAAATCACCCTGGGAACCAGTCCTGTGTTCACCGTTGTTTGTTGCCAGGGCCGCTGGCCACAGATTTCTACCTTTTCTTCCCCATTATCATTTCTAGTATGATTCCTGGCCCCTGCACCTCCAATGCCCCACAGTCTGTACTTCTGGGGCCACCACCTTTCacccattcttttccactgctCCCTTTGAATGCCTGCCAACGCATGGCCTGTATTTAACATGGTGTGAGGTCTGCATGTATCCCTGAACACGAGCTCCTCTGTCACTGTCTGATCTCTCTGGGTTTGGAGAGaaccttctacacactgcttgcCAGTCTCCAGCAACCATGGCTTGTTGATGGCTGTTTTCAGAGGAGTGAGTTGGAgaccctgccttctctctctgtACCATACCCCTCCCTTGTATGCTTACCATCATCAGGGCTCTCCCATTATGgggcctttccaggcccagcccTGCATAGTGGACCCTCCTCTCACTGGCCTTAATGTCCATGATGTCCCCAATCCCATGgccttatttgtgtgtgtgcctgaCACACATTTGTGATGGAGCTGCTTCCTCCCACAAGAGTCAACATGCACTTCTCCAGCATTTCTGTTCTGACAGGTTCTTGGCATGGAGCTGAGGATGAGGAGGCACCTTCACAGCAAGGTTTTTCTGTAGGAGTGTCAGAGGTTACAACTTCAAGGCCCTGTCTGTCCAGCCAGAAGGTCCACCCTAGTGAGACATGTGGCCCACCCTTGAAAGACATTCTGTGCCTGGTTGAGCACAATGGAATTCATCCTGAGCAAGACATATATATTTGTGAGACAGAGCTTTTTCAGCACCCAAAGCAGCAAATTGGAGAAAATCTTTCCAGAGGGGATGATTGGATACCTTCATTTGGGAAGAACCACAGAGTTCATGTGGCAGAGGAGATCTTCACATGCATGGAGGGCTGGAAGGACTTACCAGCCACCTCATGCCTTCTCCAGCACCAGGGCCCTCAAAGCGAGTGGAAGCCATACAGGGACACAGAGGACAGAGAAGCCTTTCAGACTGGACAAAATGATTACAAATGTAGTGAATGTGGGAAAACCTTCACCTGCAGCTATTCATTTGTTGAGCACCAGAAAATCCACACAGGAGAAAGGTCTTATGAATGTAACAAATGTGGGAAATTCTTTAAGTACAGTGCCAATTTCATGAAACATCAGACAGTTCACACTAGTGAAAGGACTTACGAGTGCAGAGAATGTGGAAAATCCTTTATGTACAACTACCGACTCATGAGACATAAGcgagttcacactggagaaaggccTTATGAGTGTAACACATGTGGGAAATTCTTTCGGTACAGCTCCACATTTGTTAGACATCAGAGAGTTCACACCGGAGAAAGGCCGTATGAGTGCAGGGAATGTGGGAAATTCTTTATGGACAGCTCCACACTCATTAAACATCAGAGAGTTCACACCGGAGAAAGACCTTATAAGTGCAATGATTGTGGGAAATTTTTTAGGTATATCTCCACACTCATTagacatcagagaattcacactggagaaaggccTTATGAGTGCAGTGTATGTGGGGAATTGTTTAGGTACAACTCCAGCCTCGTTAAACATTGGAGAAATCACACTGGAGAAAGGCCTTATAAatgcagtgaatgtgggaaatcATTTAGGTACCACTGCAGGCTCATTAGACACCAGAGAGTCCACACGGGAGAAAGGCCTTATGAGTGCAGCGAATGTGGGAAATTCTTTCGTTACAACTCCAACCTCATTAAACATTGGAGAAATCACACTGGAGAAAGGCCTTACGAATGCAGagagtgtgggaaagcctttagccACAAGCATATACTTGTTGAGCACCAGAAAATCCACAGTGGAGAAAGACCTTATGAGTGCAGCGAATGCCAGAAGGCCTTTATTAGGAAGTCTCACCTGGTTCATCACCAGAAAATCCACAGTGAAGAGAGGCTTGTGTGCTCCATGAATGTGGGGAATTCTTTAGCTAAAACTCCAACCTCATTAAACATCAGAGATTTCACAATGGAGAAAGTTTACCATTGACTATTGTAATTGGGTAGTAATGTCATATAAATTCCACATTTTTATGCAACTaatctccagaacatttttcctcttacaaaaaaagtaaaatgctgTAGCCATTAACAACTCATTCCCCTTCCCTGCTTCCCCAGAAATGTCTCAACTATGTTTCTATACTCTGTATCTATGAATTTGATATCTAttggtacctcatataagtggattcatacagtatttatcttttgacactggcttatttcacttaggatcaGGTCTTCACGGTTCACCCACGTTGTATAATGTGTCAGAATATCCTTCCTTTTTAGGTGAAATAATATTCTATGgtatttatataccacatttatttatccattcatctgttagtGGATGCTTGGGCTACTTCCACCTTTTGCCTATtgaaataatgctgctataaagatgaGTGTACAAGTGTCTATTCAAGATTCTACTTTCAATTCTTGTagggtatatactcagaaatgGTGGTGCTGGATcatatagcatttctttttttcttttttttttttttttttgagacagagtcttgctctgtcacccaggctggagtgcagtggtgtgatcttggctcactgcaagctccgcctcctgggttcgtgccattctcctgcctcgccctcccaagtagctgagactacaggtgcctgccaccgcgcctggctaatttttttgtatttttagtagagacggggtttcaccgtgttagccaggatggtcctgatctcatgaacttgtgatctgcctgccttggcctctcaaagtgctgggattacaggcgtgagccaccgtgcctggccaggatttctatttttaatatttttgggaaaatttttttcatagtacctgtgctattttacattcccaccagcagtgcacaaggATTGCAATCTATATACATCGTCACCAACATTGTTCCATTtctgtttttggggttttttgtagTGCCTTTTGTTTTGGATAGAAGCCATCCTGTTGGATGTGAGGTGGAATCTATAgtgtctttcatttttattttgtgaatgattaatgatgttgaggatcttttcatgtgcttgttaggCATTTGTGTATCTGGAAAAATATTCaagtctttttttccatttttaatgggactatttgctttttgttgttgagttgtagaagttctttatacattctggatattaactccttaccAAATATATGCTTTTTACATATTACCTCCCAGTCCATAGGTTGCTTTTTCACTCTGTGGATTGTGTCCTttgatgaaattttaaattttgatgtactGTTGACTCTCTCTGTCTGTGGGCTCTGTATTCATGGATTGAAGCAACCATGGATCAAAAGTATTTGGAGCATCCATGGATTGCAGTGATCattaatcaaaaatatttggaaaacaaaaagggTAGTTGCATCTGTACTAAACATGAACGgacattttttcttgtcattattccctaaaccatatagtataataaatatttacatagcatttacattgtattagaagTTATAAATAACCTAGTGATTATATAGGAAGATgtatgtaggttatatgcaaacactatgcCTTTTTATGTGAGGGATCTCTTGAGCATCAGATGATTTTGGTATCCACAAGGGGTCCTGGAATCAGTCCCCCACGGacaccaagggatgactgtagtccattttatctatttttacttctGTTACCTGGGCTTttgatgttatatatatataaaaattagtatcAAATCCAACGTCAAGCATTTtccctatgttttattctaagaattttatatttgtaggtcttacatttaggtcttttttttttttcttttggagacagagtcttgctctgtcacccaggctggagtgcagtagtggaatctcagctcactgcaacctccgcctcctgggttcgaaccatcaccccacctcagcctcccaagtagcttggattacaagtgtacgccaccacacctggctaatttttgtatttttagtagagatggggttttgccatgttggccaggctggtcttaaacttctggccttaagtgatccccctgccttggcctcccaaattgctcagattacaggcaggaTTTGTAATGCACTGTACCTGGctacatttagatctttaatctACTTGGGGTTCATTTTTGCATATGGTTTAAGGCAAAAGTCCACTTtgtgtggctatccagttttccaagcaccatttgttgaaaagagcaTCTTTCCTCTGTTGAGTAGTCTTGGCACACTTGTCAAAATCATTTGTCCATATATGCCATGGTTTATATGTGGATTCTCTATTTTATTGGtcatatgtctgtctttatgtcagtaccacacattttaggtgtgtgtgtgtgagactcaGTTTTGGGGACAAGGCTAGTGGGCTTTCACACTCCAGACTGCTGTATTCCAGCCCAAATTATTCAAATTAGCCAGTCCACGGGGAACATGGAAAACATAGCTAATGCAATCCCCTTGCCTTACCTAAGTTGTCCCCTGCAGCCTCAGGTTGCTGTTACTCTGTCTCAGATGCAACCTTCTGTGGGACCCTACCCAAGTTCTCTCATTCTTAGCTATAGGTAATAAATAGTTCTGATTTTGTGTATCCAAGTGACATTGGGTTGTTTCCTGCTATCAGAAGAACCCAGAAAGGTATTATGAATCTAATGAATGTTGGAAAGTCTTTAGCCATTAGCATAACCTCATTTCGTGCCAGCAAGTTCACCCTAGAGAAAAGTAGAAGTGAAGGCAATGTCATCTTTCCTTGTTAACATGATAACTCAGTAGAGCAGTGCTTTGGAGATTAGCTTTTTAGGGAGAGAGCCAGCAGTTGAGCCTCCTGCATCTAAACATCCACACTAGGGATAATGTCCATACTGCCAGATACATG
This portion of the Pongo abelii isolate AG06213 chromosome 20, NHGRI_mPonAbe1-v2.0_pri, whole genome shotgun sequence genome encodes:
- the ZNF548 gene encoding zinc finger protein 548; translated protein: MAEMDPTHARVVFEDVAIYFSQEEWGHLDEAQRLLYRDVMLENLALLSSLGSWHGAEDEEAPSQQGFSVGVSEVTTSRPCLSSQKVHPSETCGPPLKDILCLVEHNGIHPEQDIYICETELFQHPKQQIGENLSRGDDWIPSFGKNHRVHVAEEIFTCMEGWKDLPATSCLLQHQGPQSEWKPYRDTEDREAFQTGQNDYKCSECGKTFTCSYSFVEHQKIHTGERSYECNKCGKFFKYSANFMKHQTVHTSERTYECRECGKSFMYNYRLMRHKRVHTGERPYECNTCGKFFRYSSTFVRHQRVHTGERPYECRECGKFFMDSSTLIKHQRVHTGERPYKCNDCGKFFRYISTLIRHQRIHTGERPYECSVCGELFRYNSSLVKHWRNHTGERPYKCSECGKSFRYHCRLIRHQRVHTGERPYECSECGKFFRYNSNLIKHWRNHTGERPYECRECGKAFSHKHILVEHQKIHSGERPYECSECQKAFIRKSHLVHHQKIHSEERLVCSMNVGNSLAKTPTSLNIRDFTMEKVYH